In the genome of Planctomyces sp. SH-PL62, the window CGACGCCGCGCCGACGCCGGGGCTGCTGGCCCTGCTGGATCGGCTCGAAAATCGGAGGCTCCCCAAGGCGGTCGCCACGTCGTCGCGACGGGCCCACGCCGAACGGCTGCTGGCCGGGCACGGGCTGCGGGATCGGTTCGCGTTCGTCCTGGGCTCGGAAGACGTGGAGCGGGGCAAGCCGGAGCCGGAAATCTACCTGAAGGCGGCCGAAGGGTTCGGCGTGGCGCCCGAAAGCCTTATGGTTCTGGAAGACAGCCCGGCGGGCGTCGCCGCGGCGCGCGCCGCCGGGGCCTTCGTGGTGGCCGTGCCCCACACGCACAGCGTCGCCGAGGGGCTCGGCCTGGCCGACCTGATCGTCCCCCGCCTGGACGCCCCCGCGCTGCTGGCGCGGCTGGGCTCCTGACCCAAGGAGAACGCCGATGTCCGCCCCCGTCGAGAGCCCCCCCCAGACGTTCGACGCCCTCCCCACGGTGACTCGAGACTTCCTGCCCTACATCGCCCCGATGTTCGCGTACGTCGCCCTTTCGAGCCTGGAGGGCTACCTCCCGAGCCCCGGCTGGTATCCGGCGGCTTACGCGGCGAAGGCGGCGGTCGTGGCGGCGATCATGTGGTACTTCCGCTCGACCTGGAGCGACCTCCGGCCCGCGCCCCGGATCCTTGACGTCGTGCTGGCGACGGCGGTCGGATTGGTGGTGTTCGCGCTCTGGATCGGCCTGGACGGCCGCTATCCCGACCTGCCGTTCATGGGAGGGGCGAGGCA includes:
- a CDS encoding HAD family hydrolase gives rise to the protein MQATIDAVAFDLDGLMFDTEALFFRVACETLEARGGRFTAEMMAAMIGRRAVEAGHVLQTMSGIDADPAELLADVRERYLAVLDTDAAPTPGLLALLDRLENRRLPKAVATSSRRAHAERLLAGHGLRDRFAFVLGSEDVERGKPEPEIYLKAAEGFGVAPESLMVLEDSPAGVAAARAAGAFVVAVPHTHSVAEGLGLADLIVPRLDAPALLARLGS